One Papaver somniferum cultivar HN1 chromosome 10, ASM357369v1, whole genome shotgun sequence genomic window carries:
- the LOC113317483 gene encoding uncharacterized protein LOC113317483, which translates to MPTFFIPKPSHQTKECEPFGTPPNRNNKTRVEYNHAPETSRVKNRCINGTGSVVSDSLWNCVDVMRLFPSDIQFHIFERVYRTHSADVARSCNLVMMREQGNTFIDPATRFLPINTLERVVPIVLTPADVAMNRTSYVWLFSLCCYNKIPVIFEFIGSTGIEESGYFKKFLELFYPIGWWKSTFFLLGTFLPNWMVEVHVGKNL; encoded by the exons ATGCCTACCTTTTTCATTCCGAAACCAAGCCACCAAACTAAAGAATGCGAACCCTTCGGTACTCCTCCAAATCGCAATAATAAAACCAGAGTGGAATATAACCATGCTCCAG AAACTTCAAGAGTTAAGAATCGATGTATTAATGGGACAG GATCTGTAGTCTCCGATTCTTTGTGGAACTGTGTTGATGTGATGCGGCTGTTCCCAAGTGATATTCAATTCCACATCTTCGAGAGAGTATATCGAACACATTCAGCTGATGTTGCACGGAGTTGTAATCTTGTGATGATGAGAGAACAGGGGAACACATTTATTGACCCGGCTACGAGATTTTTGCCTATAAATACGCTGGAAAGAGTTGTTCCCATTGTGCTCACACCTGCTGATGTTGCCATGAATCGTACTAGCTACGTGTGGTTGTTTTCGTTGTGTTGTTACAATAAAATTCCCGTAATCTTTGAATTTATCGGGTCTACAGGTATAGAGGAATCCGGCTATTTTAAGAAATTCTTGGAACTTTTTTACCCAATTGGATGGTGGAAGTCCACGTTCTTTCTTCTTGGAACTTTTTTACCCAATTGGATGGTGGAAGTCCACGTTGGAAAGAACCTATGA